A window of Verrucomicrobiota bacterium contains these coding sequences:
- a CDS encoding gluconate 2-dehydrogenase subunit 3 family protein — protein sequence MNKENNFPRINRREALKWIASAATSLPALGASSLPLTQASASTVTAQGYGPDPDLLKIYRPGDLWPLTLSDEQRRIVIALCDIIMPSDDQSPSASSLGVHDFVDEWISSPYPDQAKDRKLILQGLPGLDEEAQRQGAKNFVSLKLAEQTAICQELARSAKASNKKFPGNFFYLMRNLIAGGYYTTPAGMKDIGYTGNVARTHAPAPPPEALAHLGLKGEK from the coding sequence ATGAATAAGGAAAACAACTTTCCACGTATCAACCGCCGTGAAGCATTGAAGTGGATTGCTTCGGCGGCAACCTCCTTGCCTGCACTTGGCGCGTCTTCTCTACCCTTAACCCAAGCTTCGGCAAGTACTGTCACAGCACAGGGCTACGGACCCGATCCAGATCTTCTTAAGATCTACCGCCCGGGTGATCTTTGGCCACTCACCTTGAGCGATGAACAGCGGCGAATAGTCATCGCTTTGTGCGATATTATTATGCCGTCCGACGACCAGTCACCTAGTGCTTCGTCTTTGGGCGTTCACGATTTTGTAGATGAATGGATCAGCTCGCCTTATCCGGACCAGGCGAAAGACCGGAAGCTCATCCTGCAAGGCCTTCCCGGGCTGGATGAAGAAGCGCAAAGGCAAGGAGCCAAAAACTTTGTGTCCCTGAAACTCGCCGAACAAACAGCGATCTGCCAAGAACTTGCCCGATCAGCAAAAGCGAGTAACAAAAAGTTTCCCGGCAATTTCTTTTATCTTATGCGCAACCTGATCGCCGGCGGATACTACACCACTCCGGCCGGGATGAAGGATATTGGCTACACCGGCAATGTCGCCCGGACACACGCCCCTGCTCCGCCACCGGAAGCTTTGGCACACCTTGGACTCAAGGGAGAGAAGTAA
- a CDS encoding TIM barrel protein, giving the protein MGLPTPSEEVKKQQSNLDWVKRLLELAHDLKVDNLPLIQGVLGGGKWGQKKNLFRDRVGQWLELAAAAGITLAIKPHRGHAMSTPDEAVWMIHELGDNPKLRMVYDYSHFAFRDMSIESTVDMALPYTSYVVMKDAVQENEKVVFELPGQSGTVDHARVLSLFYEGGYRGEICPEVSSLVWRAEGYDPENAARICYRNLSDIFSEAGVGRI; this is encoded by the coding sequence ATGGGACTGCCGACTCCGAGTGAGGAGGTCAAAAAACAGCAAAGTAATTTGGATTGGGTCAAACGGCTTCTTGAGTTAGCCCATGATCTTAAGGTGGATAACCTTCCGCTGATTCAAGGTGTTTTGGGTGGTGGGAAGTGGGGCCAGAAAAAGAATTTATTTCGCGACCGGGTGGGGCAGTGGCTGGAACTTGCCGCCGCGGCGGGCATTACCCTCGCAATTAAACCACACCGAGGTCACGCGATGTCCACACCTGATGAAGCCGTGTGGATGATTCATGAACTTGGCGACAATCCCAAGCTGCGAATGGTCTACGATTATAGCCATTTCGCCTTCCGTGATATGTCCATCGAAAGCACAGTCGATATGGCTTTGCCATACACGAGTTATGTTGTGATGAAAGATGCAGTTCAGGAAAATGAGAAGGTGGTATTCGAACTTCCTGGACAGTCAGGAACCGTCGATCATGCACGTGTCCTTTCCCTGTTTTATGAAGGAGGCTATCGCGGAGAAATTTGTCCGGAAGTCAGTTCACTGGTTTGGCGTGCGGAAGGATACGATCCGGAGAACGCGGCCAGGATTTGTTACCGGAACTTGAGTGACATTTTTTCTGAAGCAGGTGTGGGGAGAATTTGA
- a CDS encoding sulfatase — protein MTPKFLLSIIFFIGFGLCAKQPNILFFLVDDLGYMDIGANNPDTFYETPNIDQLAATGMRFTDGYAANPVCSPTRYSIMTGKYPSRVDATNFFSGAREGLFKPAPLNDVMALEEVTLAEALKTVGYKTFFAGKWHLGSTEEYWPENQGFEINKGGWALGAPRYGSKYFSPYGNPRLEDGPEGEHLPHRLADETMKFMEDNKDGPFLAYLSFYSVHTPLMAPDHLVKKYEEKAKRLGLVGKKEFAHEEQVLPIQQERQVRISQQHAIYAAMMESMDTNLGRVLDKLEALGIADNTIVCFTSDNGGLSTSEGLPTSNLPLRGGKGWTYEGGIREPYLIKWPGVTKPGSVNTTPVCSIDFYPTLLEIAGADFDHPIDGISLVPELRQNGSIEREALYWHYPHYSNQGGIPSGAIRMGDWKLIERYEDGRLHLYNLKDDIGEKNDLAEKHPDRVSSMKARLHTWYREVDAKFLRPKEPWRPK, from the coding sequence ATGACGCCCAAGTTTCTTCTTTCAATTATCTTTTTCATCGGATTCGGCCTTTGTGCAAAGCAGCCCAACATCCTTTTCTTCCTCGTCGATGACCTTGGCTACATGGACATAGGGGCGAACAATCCCGACACCTTCTACGAGACACCCAACATCGATCAACTCGCGGCAACCGGTATGCGTTTCACCGATGGGTATGCAGCCAATCCTGTGTGTAGTCCGACGCGTTACAGCATTATGACCGGCAAGTATCCCAGCCGGGTCGATGCGACCAATTTTTTCTCGGGAGCTAGGGAAGGATTATTCAAACCCGCTCCGCTGAATGACGTGATGGCATTAGAAGAAGTTACCCTGGCAGAAGCACTCAAGACAGTAGGCTACAAAACCTTCTTCGCCGGGAAATGGCACCTCGGTTCCACAGAAGAATACTGGCCAGAGAACCAAGGCTTCGAGATCAACAAAGGTGGTTGGGCACTTGGTGCGCCTAGGTACGGAAGTAAGTATTTCTCTCCTTATGGAAATCCACGCCTGGAGGATGGGCCTGAAGGCGAACACCTACCCCATCGACTGGCCGACGAAACGATGAAGTTCATGGAAGACAACAAGGACGGACCGTTTTTAGCCTACCTTTCCTTTTATTCGGTTCATACACCTTTGATGGCACCCGACCACCTGGTTAAAAAATACGAGGAGAAAGCGAAACGACTTGGCCTCGTGGGCAAAAAAGAATTTGCCCATGAAGAACAGGTCCTGCCGATTCAACAGGAACGCCAGGTTCGCATTTCTCAACAGCACGCCATTTACGCCGCTATGATGGAATCGATGGATACGAACCTTGGGCGCGTGCTGGATAAACTCGAAGCGCTCGGGATCGCGGACAATACCATCGTTTGTTTTACCTCAGACAACGGTGGTCTCTCCACCAGCGAGGGTCTGCCTACTTCCAACCTCCCGTTGCGTGGCGGCAAGGGCTGGACTTACGAAGGTGGCATCCGCGAACCCTACCTCATCAAATGGCCGGGAGTAACCAAACCCGGAAGCGTTAACACCACACCCGTCTGCAGTATCGATTTTTACCCCACACTTCTGGAAATCGCCGGAGCGGATTTCGATCACCCCATTGATGGGATCTCCCTTGTTCCGGAATTACGTCAAAACGGTTCTATCGAACGCGAGGCCCTCTACTGGCACTATCCTCATTACAGCAATCAGGGAGGTATTCCTTCAGGGGCCATCCGCATGGGAGATTGGAAACTCATCGAACGCTACGAAGACGGACGCCTGCATCTGTATAACTTGAAGGACGATATCGGAGAAAAGAACGACCTGGCAGAGAAACACCCCGATCGCGTTTCCTCAATGAAAGCCAGGCTACATACATGGTATCGTGAAGTAGACGCAAAATTCCTTCGACCAAAAGAACCCTGGAGGCCGAAATGA
- the tcmP gene encoding three-Cys-motif partner protein TcmP, with protein MKACDFHDNPYDGGTLTKLEIFEAYVKAWIPVFLSRPDAPFDELHIFDFFAGPGQDANNVSGSPVRILKQLQGALDQRLASWENVKKVVHFFDLDRGKIDHLKSKIENEGLTVTGVALDIRSIDFESALKENGNILNNRRIAKLLIADQCGVDAVSDSVFSTLINCPRADFIFFLSTNTLHRFRDHPAIKQKIGKPEDSFHIHREAFRYYKNLIPPSSKVYLGHFSIKKDSGNIYGLIFGSKHPLGINKFLEVAWKNDKIAGEANFDVDREKIKEDELLLNLDVMVPKKIAVFEEALSDGFREKRFANEMDIAELCFESGVTCKLAAPVISQLKKEGIIQCKFRSPVVKNWKNPRLITYL; from the coding sequence ATGAAGGCTTGCGACTTTCACGATAATCCGTATGATGGAGGAACACTGACAAAGTTGGAAATATTCGAGGCCTACGTTAAAGCATGGATTCCAGTATTTTTATCGCGACCAGATGCTCCTTTTGACGAATTGCACATTTTCGATTTCTTTGCGGGGCCTGGACAAGACGCAAATAACGTATCTGGTTCACCGGTACGAATTCTTAAGCAGCTTCAAGGAGCGCTTGATCAGCGTCTAGCAAGTTGGGAGAACGTTAAAAAGGTTGTTCATTTCTTTGATCTCGATAGGGGAAAGATAGATCACCTGAAATCCAAAATTGAAAATGAAGGCCTTACGGTAACAGGAGTTGCTTTAGATATTCGGTCTATCGATTTTGAATCAGCTCTAAAAGAGAATGGAAACATCTTAAATAATCGAAGAATAGCCAAGTTACTCATAGCAGATCAATGTGGGGTTGATGCAGTTAGCGATAGTGTTTTTAGCACCTTGATTAATTGCCCACGAGCAGACTTTATCTTTTTTCTTTCTACAAATACTCTCCATAGGTTTAGAGATCATCCTGCAATAAAGCAGAAAATCGGCAAGCCGGAGGACTCTTTTCATATCCATAGAGAAGCCTTCAGATATTACAAGAATCTGATACCTCCGTCTTCAAAAGTTTACTTAGGTCATTTTTCAATTAAAAAGGACTCTGGGAATATTTACGGATTAATTTTTGGGAGTAAGCATCCATTGGGTATTAACAAGTTTTTGGAGGTTGCATGGAAAAATGACAAGATAGCTGGAGAAGCAAACTTCGATGTTGATCGCGAAAAGATTAAAGAAGACGAGCTTTTGTTGAATTTGGATGTGATGGTTCCAAAGAAAATTGCTGTCTTTGAAGAGGCATTATCTGATGGCTTTAGAGAAAAGCGATTTGCGAACGAAATGGATATAGCCGAGCTTTGCTTTGAGTCTGGAGTCACATGTAAGCTGGCGGCACCTGTAATCAGCCAACTTAAAAAGGAAGGCATAATTCAATGTAAATTCAGGTCGCCTGTAGTTAAGAACTGGAAAAACCCTAGACTGATAACATATCTATAG
- a CDS encoding phage Gp37/Gp68 family protein, which yields MSQTSKIEWTDATWNPVRGCTKVSPGCKHCYAETLAERFRGTLGHPFEFGFDLRLVPEKLGDPIRWSRPKKIFVNSMSDLFHEDISDEYIEKVVDVMLAANWHTYQILTKRSTRMANLLAGKLKKGAEASHIWWGVSVEDKQYGIPRVSELRRSNPTHTFLSVEPLLEDLGTFDLSGIDWVIVGGESGRGARPLKKEWVRNIRKLCCSYKVPFFFKQWGGVRKKETGRELDGRTYSEFPESAVNEVASKERRLDLLSHLSFA from the coding sequence ATGAGTCAAACATCTAAAATAGAATGGACAGATGCGACATGGAATCCAGTGCGGGGATGTACCAAGGTAAGTCCGGGTTGTAAGCACTGTTACGCGGAGACTCTTGCTGAAAGATTTAGAGGAACTCTTGGACATCCGTTTGAGTTTGGGTTCGATCTTAGACTCGTTCCTGAAAAATTGGGTGATCCTATTCGCTGGTCTCGTCCGAAGAAGATCTTTGTGAACTCAATGAGCGATCTATTTCACGAAGACATATCCGATGAGTATATTGAAAAGGTAGTAGATGTAATGCTGGCGGCCAATTGGCATACATACCAGATTCTCACCAAGCGATCCACGCGTATGGCTAACCTGCTGGCTGGGAAGCTGAAGAAAGGTGCGGAAGCCTCGCATATTTGGTGGGGAGTTAGTGTAGAGGATAAGCAGTATGGTATTCCACGTGTCTCGGAACTAAGAAGATCTAACCCAACGCATACCTTTCTGTCTGTTGAGCCGCTATTAGAAGACCTTGGCACTTTCGACTTATCCGGTATTGATTGGGTGATAGTTGGCGGAGAAAGTGGCAGAGGTGCTCGCCCTCTGAAAAAGGAATGGGTAAGAAATATTCGCAAGCTTTGCTGTTCATACAAAGTACCCTTCTTTTTCAAACAATGGGGAGGAGTTCGAAAAAAGGAAACGGGTCGTGAACTTGATGGCAGGACTTACAGCGAGTTTCCTGAGTCTGCTGTCAACGAGGTTGCCTCGAAGGAAAGGCGGCTCGATTTACTCTCTCACCTTAGTTTCGCTTGA
- a CDS encoding sulfatase-like hydrolase/transferase, with translation MLWFIRSLLFLVFLSSSYGAGKPNIVIILTDDMGWKDVGYHGAEFPTPNIDRIAHEGVELDRFYVTSLCSSTRAGLMTGRYPIRYGLQRVTVKTWGTRSIPDDEVMIPASLAEAGYKTRAITGKWHLGWLRRQNHPLSKGFTSFLGHAGGAIGFFDHSTVGLHDWHKNWELNYEPGYSTELIGEEAVRVIEEAEGDESPFFLYVAFNAIHTPNDYLQKHYDLFPEIKNTLRREKAAMMTSLDEQVGAILDALDRTGATDNTLLLLSSDNGGAVPTGSLNDPLRDGKWSVYEGGIRVAAALRWPAEIKGGRKLTEPIRYIDVFPTILRIIGGAPSGNPFDGEDVLDVLQGKEKRKDWVFHSYFQGQRIPQNETNPDREIPFERNAVNTRDWKLVRLGPSIRMVDDPMRDASIELYRIQDDPYETKNVASRNPKVVKDLLAQMVAFRETQKPVLDHVDINPPDTWQKPLSLRIPD, from the coding sequence ATGCTCTGGTTTATTCGCTCACTTCTCTTTCTTGTTTTTCTCAGTTCATCCTACGGTGCAGGTAAACCGAACATCGTTATTATATTAACCGACGATATGGGCTGGAAGGACGTGGGATACCACGGAGCCGAGTTTCCCACGCCCAATATCGATCGTATCGCCCACGAGGGTGTGGAGCTCGATCGTTTTTATGTCACTTCTCTCTGCTCCTCGACTCGGGCAGGTTTGATGACGGGGCGATATCCGATTCGCTATGGACTGCAACGCGTGACGGTTAAAACCTGGGGGACGCGATCCATTCCCGATGATGAGGTGATGATTCCGGCATCCTTGGCGGAGGCAGGTTATAAGACGCGTGCCATCACCGGGAAGTGGCATTTGGGTTGGTTGCGCCGACAGAATCATCCCTTAAGCAAAGGCTTTACTTCTTTTCTGGGGCATGCGGGTGGGGCTATCGGTTTTTTTGATCATAGCACTGTGGGTCTGCATGATTGGCATAAAAATTGGGAGTTAAACTACGAACCCGGTTACAGCACTGAGCTGATCGGTGAAGAGGCGGTTCGGGTAATTGAAGAGGCCGAAGGTGATGAGTCACCTTTCTTTCTCTATGTCGCTTTCAATGCCATTCATACACCCAACGATTATTTGCAAAAGCACTATGACTTGTTTCCAGAAATAAAGAACACACTCCGCCGTGAAAAGGCTGCGATGATGACGTCACTCGATGAGCAGGTAGGAGCCATTCTCGATGCTTTGGATCGCACCGGCGCCACCGATAATACTCTCCTGCTGTTATCATCTGACAACGGCGGAGCCGTACCGACCGGCTCACTGAATGATCCCTTGCGAGATGGAAAATGGTCCGTTTATGAGGGCGGAATCCGGGTCGCTGCAGCATTGAGATGGCCCGCAGAAATCAAAGGAGGTCGAAAACTGACAGAACCGATTCGCTACATCGATGTGTTTCCCACGATACTTCGTATAATCGGTGGTGCACCCTCGGGTAATCCTTTTGACGGAGAGGATGTTTTGGACGTGCTTCAAGGAAAAGAAAAACGGAAGGATTGGGTATTCCATTCCTACTTTCAGGGTCAGAGGATTCCTCAAAATGAAACGAACCCCGACCGCGAAATCCCTTTTGAACGCAATGCGGTCAACACCAGAGATTGGAAACTGGTTCGGCTTGGTCCGAGCATCAGAATGGTGGACGATCCAATGCGGGATGCCTCCATCGAGCTTTATCGCATTCAAGATGATCCCTACGAAACAAAGAATGTCGCATCCAGGAACCCGAAAGTGGTGAAAGACTTATTGGCTCAAATGGTAGCATTCAGAGAGACTCAAAAACCGGTGCTGGATCATGTGGATATCAACCCGCCGGACACCTGGCAAAAACCGCTCAGTCTTCGGATTCCCGACTGA
- a CDS encoding sugar phosphate isomerase/epimerase, producing the protein MKTFINSTALTRRSFIKSATVFGVATAAGYRCPLMAQQIPSRIFQASEPMQIGLNAYSFAKMLNAVALKRKGPGMTLFELLDYCAHPDHRFDAVDITGYYFPNYSSKEATTPPDNFVDNIRRRAADLGLPISGTGIGNSLTGVPFDRKGKEGIVFSKDEGGDRELIEKDIERIKVWTEVAARLGAPVIRVFTGLEPSYLMAEHIKPNDPAREEKAKKLKQWRAEKMKWMVDDLKELAEHGKKMGVIIGIQNHGDFLKTADETVELIQAVDSKWIGVIVDTGYFLTPDPYQDIESVMPFAVNFQIKEFVRATVSPYQMSMFKPTDLNRLMGIIRHSGYRGYLPIETLSAGKTTDYEPLKEVPVFLKSVRESVAAIG; encoded by the coding sequence GTGAAAACTTTTATAAACTCAACTGCCTTGACTCGCAGATCGTTTATTAAATCTGCCACGGTTTTTGGCGTGGCGACCGCGGCAGGATATAGATGCCCACTGATGGCGCAGCAGATTCCTTCTCGAATCTTTCAAGCATCCGAGCCGATGCAAATTGGACTGAATGCATACTCCTTTGCAAAGATGTTGAATGCGGTAGCCTTGAAAAGGAAAGGCCCGGGAATGACGCTCTTTGAATTGCTCGATTACTGCGCCCATCCGGACCATCGATTCGACGCGGTGGATATCACGGGCTACTACTTTCCTAATTACTCATCTAAGGAAGCAACAACTCCTCCTGACAATTTTGTGGACAACATTCGACGTAGGGCTGCGGACCTGGGCTTGCCAATCAGTGGAACAGGTATCGGCAATTCATTAACCGGTGTTCCCTTCGATCGTAAAGGGAAAGAAGGAATTGTCTTCAGCAAAGATGAAGGCGGCGATCGTGAGTTGATAGAGAAAGATATTGAGCGGATTAAAGTTTGGACTGAGGTAGCGGCTCGGCTTGGTGCTCCGGTGATTCGAGTATTCACAGGCTTGGAACCCTCCTATCTGATGGCGGAACATATCAAGCCGAACGATCCTGCTCGAGAAGAGAAGGCCAAGAAACTCAAACAGTGGCGCGCTGAAAAAATGAAGTGGATGGTGGACGACCTGAAAGAGCTCGCAGAACACGGCAAAAAGATGGGTGTAATCATCGGCATCCAAAATCACGGTGATTTTTTAAAAACCGCAGATGAAACGGTAGAGCTGATCCAGGCAGTAGATTCAAAATGGATCGGCGTCATCGTCGATACCGGATACTTTCTCACACCTGATCCGTATCAGGATATCGAAAGCGTCATGCCGTTTGCAGTAAACTTTCAGATCAAGGAATTTGTTCGAGCAACCGTATCTCCGTATCAAATGTCCATGTTTAAGCCAACCGATCTGAATCGATTGATGGGGATTATCAGGCACTCCGGGTATCGCGGCTACCTTCCCATTGAAACGCTTTCCGCCGGCAAGACCACAGACTATGAACCCTTGAAGGAAGTACCCGTATTTCTCAAGTCTGTGCGGGAATCGGTAGCAGCCATCGGTTGA
- a CDS encoding sulfatase-like hydrolase/transferase encodes MNRPPNILWICSDQQRVDTLGCYGNTQTHTPHIDKLAANGVRFDHVYCQSPICTPSRSSFLTGRYPRTCRGRQNGADLPGSERLVTKLLAEAGYYCGLVGKLHLRACHADTCPDEEERLDDGYSEFNWSHSHADNWTSRKFHEWYEAKGYKHEKRLHPECEHVEIGPPAEFHQTTWCGELASDFISKNEASEQPWLYSVNFFDPHHSFNPPEAYLNRYLDRLDEIELPHYSPGELENKPSYQTIDHHGAYDGNFYSYASMTDKDHRFVKAAYWAMCDLIDDQVGRMMQALEASGQLDNTLVIFMSDHGEMMGDHGIYLKGPHFYEPAVKVPFIVSWPGRIAPGVSDALVELFDIAPTLMEAAGLKPYEGMQAKSLWPLLADGADRNVHRKDIYSEYYNAMVWYDPSPHVTMLRTENAKITVDHTGNTGELYDLMSDPGEIKNLWKDPKHQNLKADLLLRLCHRMAWTVDPLPLRIGRH; translated from the coding sequence ATGAATCGACCTCCAAACATTTTGTGGATCTGCAGCGACCAACAGCGTGTGGATACTCTGGGCTGTTATGGGAACACTCAAACACATACCCCACACATCGATAAACTTGCTGCCAATGGCGTCCGCTTCGATCACGTCTATTGCCAAAGTCCTATTTGCACCCCAAGCCGTTCCAGTTTTCTTACCGGACGGTATCCGCGTACGTGTCGTGGACGTCAAAACGGAGCCGATCTGCCAGGTAGCGAACGACTGGTCACCAAGCTACTGGCGGAAGCTGGGTATTATTGCGGGCTTGTAGGGAAGCTTCACCTACGCGCTTGCCATGCGGATACTTGTCCTGACGAAGAAGAACGTCTTGATGACGGCTACTCCGAGTTCAATTGGTCCCATAGTCATGCCGACAACTGGACTTCTCGCAAATTCCATGAATGGTACGAAGCAAAAGGGTATAAGCATGAGAAGCGGCTCCATCCTGAATGTGAGCATGTGGAGATTGGCCCACCGGCGGAGTTCCACCAAACCACCTGGTGTGGAGAATTGGCATCCGATTTCATTTCGAAAAACGAGGCGAGTGAGCAACCCTGGCTCTATTCGGTTAACTTTTTTGATCCTCACCACAGCTTCAATCCACCCGAAGCATACCTAAACCGATACCTGGATCGTCTGGATGAAATTGAGCTGCCTCACTACTCACCAGGTGAACTGGAAAATAAGCCCAGCTATCAGACGATTGATCACCATGGGGCTTACGATGGAAATTTTTATTCCTACGCTTCTATGACAGATAAGGATCACCGGTTTGTGAAGGCCGCCTATTGGGCTATGTGCGACTTGATCGACGACCAGGTGGGGCGGATGATGCAAGCTCTCGAAGCTTCCGGCCAACTCGACAATACTTTGGTTATATTCATGTCCGACCATGGCGAGATGATGGGTGACCATGGGATTTATTTGAAAGGCCCGCATTTTTATGAACCGGCCGTTAAGGTTCCTTTCATCGTCAGCTGGCCGGGGCGGATTGCTCCCGGCGTTTCCGATGCACTCGTGGAGTTGTTCGACATAGCACCGACTTTAATGGAGGCTGCCGGTCTCAAACCTTACGAGGGCATGCAGGCTAAGAGCCTATGGCCTTTGCTGGCAGATGGAGCCGATCGTAACGTGCATCGGAAGGACATTTATTCCGAGTATTATAATGCGATGGTTTGGTATGACCCCAGTCCTCATGTCACCATGTTAAGAACTGAGAACGCAAAAATCACTGTTGATCACACCGGGAATACAGGGGAGTTATACGACCTGATGTCCGATCCGGGAGAAATTAAAAACCTCTGGAAGGATCCTAAGCATCAAAATTTGAAGGCGGATCTTCTGCTTCGTTTATGCCACCGCATGGCCTGGACCGTTGACCCACTTCCTCTACGGATCGGTCGTCATTGA